A DNA window from Plasmodium brasilianum strain Bolivian I chromosome 12, whole genome shotgun sequence contains the following coding sequences:
- a CDS encoding MSP7-like protein: MYNLRGRNYNMDGDLLYLLNNKLGNIHNIGQNHSNENFNKKLELLKKQIEKIQAYENAYTGMNYDDILGNDLDELTDQKKNIFGMDEEDLDNYDEDFWGQGKTVTKGETEETTAVADTQGTEGVQTTPQPVLSTASQDQASGGGSGSTAEHNGTPQAVPSAQIPPGSSGSSSGTESQAQNQVSGTQSPLQKESAPVSNVPSKVKHLDRIYDDILDKLKRKNEIDETTYHTKYNDFKREYDDFTMNDKEYDMVKKLFEECFKNGAGEGSNTTCLIDVLKKALEDKTFQKKFENFMNGIYSFAKRHNYLNDKRISNEEQYNALLKNVLTLLNTVNNTNINGVNYNLDDHIVDILKKKLGNIHNIGQNNANDSFNKKLELLKKQIEKIQKYETQYAGKGYDDIYDNELEGFTKKKKKKNFGMDEEDLDNDDENFLGQGKTINIDENEGKEDGDEENEVHGKAVEESGEKDEDDYDDDETADDPESQRIEGNEENQAGETSGGTQVTLEEARQGERNVSGDGVQLAHTHTPVTSNNTLQTPQSGGSLPREGNVPSGETTVRGAEAKEQEAQVPTDAAARSNAQSQLNLHTSAPNGDTTAQPQQNRVASSGDGGQVAVQQVIMKPPKVMYLDKLYDDILSETNKKKEIEVHIYHRKYNALKKQYEFSMDENEYNMVKKLFNECFKEGEGNNSSATNFTNVFKKVLEDNVFHEKFDNVIHGIYGFAKRHSYLSSERINNNDAYKVLFNNALSLINTIFELLKVSHFEVTHFQLKKLKKKFLITNEGNKPNNIPDTTVNENANLKDDKGDAENSEKTFIGQNARGDVNGGVGVVGSGGGGGGNGVSGDESRGGQGENSGSQTEATQQQSAVNVPVTEGRNQTNAQTAAPISAEPPNGAPQVQAAAQHQVGTNSPQIIYLDILYDDLLTDPNKKNIIDESEYHIKYNDFKKKYDAFQINEIEYEIIKKIIDSILTKGTDAAKKNTVITGIFKNILSDEKFEEKFKNFIYGVYIFAKRHSYLNAKKIDNDNKFFGYVGDMMNTL, encoded by the exons ATGTATAACTTAAGGGGGAGGAATTACAATATGGATGGTGATCTATTATATTTGCTGAATAATAAATTGggtaatatacataatattggTCAGAATCATTcgaatgaaaattttaacaaaaaacttgaattattaaaaaagcaaattgaaaaaattcaAGCATATGAAAATGCGTATACAGGAATGAACTATGACGATATTTTAGGCAATGATCTCGATGAATTAACagatcaaaaaaaaaatattttcggAATGGACGAAGAAGATTTAGACAATTACGACGAAGATTTTTGGGGGCAAGGTAAAACAGTAACTAAGGGTGAGACGGAGGAGACAACAGCAGTTGCAGATACTCAAGGAACAGAAGGTGTACAGACTACACCACAACCTGTATTAAGCACTGCATCACAAGATCAAGCTTCTGGAGGTGGTAGTGGATCCACAGCAGAACATAATGGTACACCTCAAGCGGTTCCTTCGGCTCAAATTCCACCTGGAAGTTCAGGTAGTAGTTCAGGCACAGAAAGTCAAGCACAAAATCAGGTATCCGGAACACAATCTCCGTTACAGAAAGAATCAGCACCAGTTTCAAATGTACCATCGAAGGTTAAACACTTAGACAGAATATATGATGACATTCttgataaattaaaaagaaaaaacgaaatagaCGAAACTACGTAccatacaaaatataacgaTTTTAAAAGAGAGTATGACGACTTTACTATGAATGATAAGGAGTATGATATGGTTAAAAAACTCTTTGAAGAGTGTTTTAAAAATGGTGCAGGGGAGGGTTCAAATACGACTTGTTTGATTGATGTACTTAAAAAAGCTTTAGAAGATAAaacatttcaaaaaaaatttgaaaattttatgaatggTATTTACAGTTTTGCTAAGcgtcataattatttaaatgacaAACGAATAAGTAATGAGGAGCAGTACAACGCTTTACTCAAAAATGTCTTAACTTTATTAAACACTGT AAACAACACTAACATAAATGGGGTGAATTACAATTTGGATGATCATATAGTagatatattgaaaaaaaaactaggtaatatacataatataggACAGAATAATGCTAACGATAGTTTTAACAAAAAACTTGagttattaaaaaagcaaattgaaaaaatacaaaagtaTGAAACTCAGTATGCAGGGAAAGGCTACGACGACATTTATGACAATGAACTAGAAggatttacaaaaaaaaaaaaaaaaaaaaatttcggAATGGACGAAGAAGATTTAGACAATGACGACGAAAATTTTTTGGGACAAGGGAAAACCATAAACATAGATGAAAACGAAGGTAAGGAGGATGGGgatgaagaaaatgaagTGCATGGTAAAGCGGTCGAAGAAAGTGGGGAAAAAGATGAGGACGAttatgatgatgatgaaacTGCTGATGACCCAGAATCTCAAAGAATTGAAGGAAATGAAGAGAATCAAGCTGGAGAAACTTCTGGTGGTACACAAGTTACATTAGAGGAAGCTAGACAAGGAGAGCGTAATGTATCAGGGGATGGTGTACAACTTGCCCATACACATACACCTGTCACAAGTAATAATACATTGCAAACACCTCAATCAGGTGGATCCTTGCCACGCGAAGGCAATGTGCCGTCAGGGGAAACAACTGTTAGAGGCGCTGAAGCAAAGGAACAAGAAGCACAAGTGCCCACGGACGCTGCTGCAAGATCAAATGCACAATCGCAACTGAATCTACATACATCAGCCCCAAATGGTGATACAACAGCACAACCTCAACAAAATAGAGTAGCATCGTCAGGAGATGGAGGTCAGGTTGCTGTACAACAGGTCATTATGAAACCACCTAAGGTTATGTACCTAGATAAACTGTATGACGATATCCTTAgtgaaacaaataaaaaaaaagaaatagaagtTCATATATAccatagaaaatataatgctttaaaaaaacaatatgaaTTTTCTATGGATGAAAATGAGTATAATATGgttaaaaaactttttaacgAATGTTTCAAAGAAGGGGAAGGAAATAACTCCAGTGCAACTAATTTTActaatgtttttaaaaaggttTTAGAAGATAATGTATTTCATGAAAAATTTGACAATGTCATCCATGGTATTTATGGTTTTGCTAAACGTCATTCGTACTTGAGTAgtgaaagaataaataataacgaTGCATACAAAGTCTTATTTAACAATGCCTTAAGCTTAATAAACACAAT CTTTGAACTTTTAAAGGTTTCCCATTTTGAGGTTACCCATTTTc aactgaaaaaattaaaaaaaaaatttctaataACAAATGAAGGAAATAAGCCAAATAATATACCTGATACGACAGTAAATGAAAATGCAAATTTGAAAGACGACAAGGGGGATGCAGAAAATAGTGAAAAAACGTTCATAGGGCAAAATGCAAGGGGGGATGTAAATGGAGGTGTAGGTGTAGTTGGAAGTGGAGGTGGGGGTGGAGGTAATGGTGTAAGTGGAGATGAAAGTCGAGGTGGACAAGGAGAAAATTCGGGAAGTCAAACAGAAGCTACGCAACAGCAGTCTGCCGTAAATGTACCAGTTACAGAAGGTAGAAATCAAACAAATGCACAGACTGCAGCACCAATTTCTGCAGAACCTCCAAACGGAGCACCTCAAGTTCAAGCCGCTGCTCAACACCAAGTTGGTACGAATTCTCCCCAAATCATATATTTAGACATCCTTTATGATGATTTACTTACTGATCCCAATAAGAAGAATATCATAGATGAAAGTGAGTACCACATTAAATATAAcgactttaaaaaaaagtatgacGCATTTCAGATTAATGAAATTGAATacgaaattattaaaaagattaTAGATTCTATATTAACAAAAGGCACGGATGCTGCTAAAAAGAATACCGTAATAACAGGtatatttaagaatatattaagtGATGAAAAATTcgaagaaaaatttaaaaattttatatacggagtttatatatttgctaAGAGACATAGTTACCTGAACGCTAAGAAAATAGATAACGACAATAAGTTTTTTGGTTATGTGGGTGATATGATGAATACTCTATAG
- a CDS encoding MSP7-like protein has translation MFPSLETYTRVHILTHQPTKEYTMYHPCANAHASLVHPTAVPGPSAKNDCFNKGSGDDSREVNYSDVFKRDLQDNTFLKDFKNIVHDLYEHVHPVYVVKETVK, from the exons ATGTTTCCCTCACTAGAAACATATACACGGGTACACATATTGACGCACCAACCAACAAAGGAATACACTATGTATCACCCATG TGCAAATGCACATGCTTCACTAGTACACCCTACTGCTGTACCTGGACCAAGTGCAAAAAATG ATTGTTTCAACAAAGGGAGTGGAGATGACTCAAGAGAAGTCAATTATAGTGATGTTTTTAAAAGAGATTTACAGGATAATACATTTCTCAAGGATTTCAAAAACATCGTACATG ATTTGTATGAACATGTGCATCCTGTCTATGTGGTAAAGGAAACGgttaaataa
- a CDS encoding MSP7-like protein: MKRKNIFCFSLFLFLLRYVSSKDKYEDEQKNYNNQHVLLNIIKDKLEKLQGGIITNKVSDTLNKDFKSLKKRMEELEKYEKKYTEGNIENILKNESEESLGDKKQILGVDEDEYNWDFLGQGNTMTKGEDNEEGADDNEDEEGEEDGTALELKSKGEQDTSMLAQGAEKISTELQGGAQPTSESSNEVQEQSGGTDVRTTRDPAVAEAKTPLENSPSAQSNTPSTGENEAKAASQDQAKERQPVESALVNAEHGPTQGSNISTPKVQYLDKLFDDYLIASDKKKEINVHKYHRKYNDFKKAYEFTMNDNEYKIVKELFDFYFKKGEEESSNASNLINLFKKVLDDNVFRKEFDNIMHGIYGFAKRYTYLRGDRTNDENVYKELFKNMLSLSNIV; the protein is encoded by the coding sequence atgaaaagaaaaaatatattttgtttttccctcttcttatttttgttGCGTTATGTATCATCAAAAGACAAATATGAagatgaacaaaaaaattataataatcaaCATGttctattaaatataataaaagacaAATTAGAGAAATTACAAGGTGGAATAATAACGAATAAGGTATCAGATACTTTGAATAAAGACTTcaaatcattaaaaaaacgAATGGAGGAAttggaaaaatatgaaaaaaaatatactgaaGGAAATATtgagaatattttaaaaaatgaatctGAAGAATCGTTAGGggataaaaaacaaattttggGGGTAGATGAGGATGAGTATAACTGGGATTTTTTGGGACAAGGTAACACTATGACTAAAGGAGAAGACAATGAAGAGGGTGCGGATGATAATGAGGATGAAGAGGGCGAAGAGGATGGAACAGCTTTAGAATTAAAATCTAAAGGTGAACAAGATACTTCCATGTTAGCGCAGGGAGCAGAAAAAATATCGACTGAACTTCAAGGAGGTGCACAACCTACTAGTGAATCAAGTAATGAGGTACAAGAGCAAAGTGGAGGGACGGACGTGCGTACAACAAGAGACCCTGCAGTAGCAGAAGCAAAAACACCACTAGAAAATAGTCCTAGTGCACAATCAAATACACCATCTACAGGAGAAAACGAAGCTAAAGCAGCTTCTCAAGATCAAGCTAAAGAACGTCAACCAGTTGAAAGCGCATTAGTTAATGCAGAGCATGGCCCTACACAAGGTAGTAATATAAGCACCCCAAAAGTTCAGTACTTGGACAAATTGTTTGATGATTATCTTATAGCttcagataaaaaaaaagaaataaatgttcataaatatcatagaaaatataatgattttaaaaaagcatatGAATTTACTATGAATGATAATGAgtataaaattgttaaagaactttttgatttttatttcaaaaaagggGAAGAAGAGAGTTCAAATGCATCCAATTTgattaatttgtttaaaaagGTCTTGGATGATAATGTATTTCGAAAAGAGTTTGATAATATCATGCATGGTATTTATGGATTTGCTAAACGTTATACTTACTTAAGAGGGGATAGAACAAACGATGAGAATGTGTATAAGGAGctgtttaaaaatatgctaAGTTTGTCAAACATTGTGTAG
- a CDS encoding chaperone binding protein: protein MNDMEKEGKKNSSKKEENNKVEDENEKELEEKIKGMSLDEKIKNALDLKLEGNNDFKNKNYERAISKYNEGMKYLKNIENKNSKINELEIALYLNLSICYSNVEKYNDAYENVMKVLTIDKKNAKGMFRLCQIEFNRCNFDIAKEKIQNFLKLYPDNVDAKKLLKNIIIKQSEHNKKQKEAFSKIFEKASGLYDDREKEIMRKKKEKYENDMKSRKEKNEKIIDFDEWEVLENEKRKKEDEEQKEKQKEKEREREKEREKEREKEREKEREKEKEKTKKKKKCSSITSNTTNNSSYLDIDEEDQKIIDETKKMGYCYFKKDIKEDDKKFYEKNLPKKIENGINDDDLHLYKNENKAISSWNAAGTTYEEKDMSKWAKSKIEECLTNIHFKNIEKSDHLNLNNENEYNLSNLQYPEILPIQYLSKIDINEINDLSVDAQIVVIRGTKRHIFEFSCNLHVTLYVNITELHIHKVIVEIKELSSELEAGKTWKNYITIKKNDKLKISDKLFNHIYEMLMDKVENQIKLFTEEYSKF from the coding sequence ATGAATGATATGGAAAAAGagggaaaaaagaattcatcaaaaaaggaagaaaataataaagtagaGGATGAGAATGAAAAAGAATTGGAAGAAAAGATCAAAGGGATGAGTTTGgatgagaaaataaaaaatgcgTTAGACTTAAAATTAGAAGGGAACaatgattttaaaaataaaaattatgaaagaGCTATTAGCAAATATAATGAAggaatgaaatatttaaaaaatatagaaaataagaatTCTAAGATAAACGAGTTAGAAATAGCTTTATACCTAAATCTGAGTATATGTTACTCCAATGTAGAGAAATATAATGATGCATATGAAAACGTAATGAAAGTGTTAACTatcgataaaaaaaatgcaaaaggTATGTTTCGATTATGTCAAATAGAATTTAATAGATGTAATTTTGATATAGCAAAGGAAAAGatacaaaattttcttaaactATACCCAGATAATGTAgatgcaaaaaaattattgaaaaatattataataaaacaaagtgaacataataaaaaacaaaaggaagccttttcaaaaatttttgaaaaagccTCAGGTCTATATGATGATAGAGAGAAAGAAATTatgcgaaaaaaaaaagaaaaatatgaaaatgatatgaagtcaagaaaggaaaaaaatgaaaaaataatcgATTTTGATGAATGGGAAGTATTAGAAAatgagaaaagaaaaaaagaagatgaagagcaaaaagaaaaacagaaggaaaaagaaagagaaagagaaaaggaaagagaaaaagaaagagaaaaggaaagagagaaagaaagagaaaaggaaaaagaaaaaacaaaaaaaaaaaaaaaatgttcatcAATTACATCCAATACAACGAATAATTCCTCTTATTTAGATATAGATGAAGAagatcaaaaaattatagacgaaactaaaaaaatgggatattgttattttaaaaaagatataaaagaggatgataaaaaattttatgaaaaaaatttaccaaaaaaaatCGAAAATGGGATTAATGATGAtgatttacatttatataaaaatgagaatAAAGCAATATCTTCATGGAATGCTGCTGGAACAacatatgaagaaaaagatatgAGTAAATGGGCCAAAAGTAAAATAGAAGAATGTTTaacaaatattcattttaaaaatatagaaaaatcaGACCAcctaaatttaaataatgaaaatgaatataatttgtCAAATTTACAATATCCAGAAATACTACCAATTCAgtatttatcaaaaattgatataaatgaaataaatgacTTATCCGTTGATGCGCAAATTGTAGTTATACGAGGCACCAAAAGACACATCTTTGAATTCTCTTGTAATTTACATGTTACCTTATATGTTAACATAACAGAATTGCATATTCATAAAGTTATAGTTGAAATAAAAGAACTGTCTAGTGAGTTAGAAGCTGGAAAAAcatggaaaaattatataactatcaaaaaaaatgacaaattaaaaatttcgGATAAACTGTTTAACCATATTTATGAAATGTTAATGGATAAGGTAGAAAATCAAATCAAGCTATTCACGGAGGAATACAGCAAATTTTGA
- a CDS encoding MSP7-like protein, with the protein MKGNVKIYLFLFFLFYVHHVSSDNKSNLRGKNYNLDGYIVDVLQKKLGNIHNIGQNNASDSFNKKLEILKKQIEKIQKYETEYGGKGYEDILDSEFQDESGKKKKKIFGMDEDDLDNYDEDFLGQSAKGGQHATNSANGDVTSTQLTNDQSTEQVNGQSSSKTAVAAAGQLDQKVNTDGSLPNNQTLATSTSSGSSPTNNPSASGGSGAQDERSENSELTPENAQNSSEKGQEGTPQTLPSSPTASNPSIQASTSGNSIPGKVANESSKVKHLDKIYDDLLETSETKNEIDQTPYHTKYNDFKREYDDFTMNDKEYDMVKKLFQECFKNGAGEGSNTTCLIDVFKKALEDNIFRKKFENFMNGIYSFAKRHNYLNDERISNEEQYNALLKNALTSLNTL; encoded by the coding sequence atgaaggggaatgttaaaatttatttgttccttttttttttattttacgtgCACCATGTATCGTCTGATAACAAGTCGAACTTAAGAGGAAAGAATTACAATTTGGATGGTTATATAGTAGATGTATTGCAAAAAAAACTGGgaaatatacataacatTGGCCAGAATAATGCTAGCGACAGTTTTAACAAAAAACTTgagattttaaaaaagcaaattgaaaaaatacaaaagtaTGAAACCGAGTATGGAGGAAAAGGTTATGAAGATATTTTGGACAGTGAATTCCAAGATGagtcaggaaaaaaaaaaaaaaaaattttcggAATGGATGAGGATGATTTAGACAATTATGACGAAGATTTTTTGGGGCAAAGTGCAAAAGGAGGTCAGCATGCTACAAATAGTGCCAATGGAGACGTAACAAGTACTCAACTTACGAATGATCAATCAACTGAACAAGTAAATGGCCAATCATCCTCAAAAACCGCAGTAGCTGCAGCAGGACAATTAGATCAAAAGGTTAATACAGATGGTAGTTTACCAAATAACCAAACATTAGCCACATCTACATCTAGTGGATCCTCACCAACAAATAACCCAAGCGCATCAGGAGGATCAGGTGCACAAGATGAGCGAAGTGAAAATTCTGAACTTACCCCAGAAAACGCACAAAATTCCTCTGAAAAAGGTCAAGAAGGTACACCCCAAACATTACCTAGTTCACCTACTGCAAGCAATCCATCCATACAAGCATCAACCAGTGGAAATAGTATTCCTGGGAAGGTTGCAAATGAATCATCTAAGGTTAAACACTTAGACAAAATATATGACGACCTTCTTGAAACATCAGAGACAAAAAACGAAATCGATCAAACTCCATAccatacaaaatataacgaTTTTAAAAGAGAGTATGACGACTTTACTATGAATGATAAGGAGTATGATATGGTTAAGAAACTCTTTCAAGAGTGTTTTAAAAATGGTGCAGGGGAGGGTTCAAATACGACTTGTTTGATtgatgtatttaaaaaagcgttagaagataatatatttcgaaaaaaatttgaaaattttatgaacgGTATTTACAGTTTTGCTAAGcgtcataattatttaaatgacgAACGAATAAGTAATGAGGAGCAGTACAACGCTTTACTCAAAAATGCTTTAACTTCATTGaatacattataa